The Penaeus monodon isolate SGIC_2016 chromosome 13, NSTDA_Pmon_1, whole genome shotgun sequence genome contains a region encoding:
- the LOC119580442 gene encoding pro-resilin-like isoform X1, with amino-acid sequence MKSLFVFAILGVVVADRRNGFNGNGNGYGAPPPPSNGYGTPTNGFNGNGNGNGYGAPPPPSYATPRNTYGTPNGAYGVDPEIAALAENIPGGGVPGEDYPILASVPDTGFSCDAQAVQGYYADTAPEAGCQVFHICQDRALRRQQDSFLCPKGTIFNQQYLVCDWWFNVDCSQAESFYSVNELIGVLPDAGYAYGPPTNGNGNGYGSNGNGRNGNGRNGSNGYGSNGNGGSNGNGYGAPTTSSNAYGAPTAPSNSYGTPF; translated from the exons ATGAAGTCCCTCTTCGTTTTCG CAATCCTTGGCGTCGTTGTGGCCGACCGCCGCAACGGATTCAACGGAAATGGTAACGGTTATGGAGCACCTCCGCCTCCTAGCAACGGATATGGTACACCCACTAACGGATTCAACGGAAATGGAAACGGTAACGGCTACGGAGCACCTCCGCCTCCCAGTTATGCAACTCCCAGAAACACCTATGGCACGCCCAACGGTGCCTACGGAGTAGACCCTGAGATTGCCGCTTTGGCCGAGAACATTCCTGGGGGCGGCGTCCCCGGCGAGGACTACCCCATCTTGGCTTCTGTGCCCGACACCGGCTTCTCGTGCGATGCCCAGGCGGTGCAAGGTTATTACGCCGACACTGCGCCTGAAGCCGGCTGCCAGGTGTTCCATATCTGCCAGGACCGTGCCCTCAGGCGCCAACAGGACTCGTTCCTGTGCCCCAAAGGTAccatcttcaaccagcagtacctggtatgtgactggtggttcaacgtggactgtTCTCAAGCTGAGAGCTTCTACTCCGTCAACGAACTCATCGGAGTCCTTCCCGACGCCGGATACGCCTATGGACCCCCCACCAACGGTAATGGTAACGGTTATGGCTCTAACGGCAACGGTAGGAACGGAAACGGGAGGAATGGAAGCAATGGATACGGCTCCAACGGAAACGGAGGCAGCAACGGCAACGGCTACGGTGCCCCCACTACTTCAAGCAATGCCTATGGTGCCCCAACTGCCCCATCCAACTCCTATGGAACTCCTTTCTAA
- the LOC119580440 gene encoding pro-resilin-like has protein sequence MKILIYCAILGVVVADRRNGFNGNGNGYGVLPPPSNGYGAPTNGFNGNGNGNGNGYGAPTPPSNGYAAPRNTYGTPNGAYGVDPEIAALAENIPGGGVPGEDYPILASVPDTGFSCDAQAVQGYYADTAPEAGCQVFHICQDRALTRQQDSFLCPNGTIFNQQYLVCDWWFNVDCSQAESFYSVNELIGVVPDAGYAYGPPTNGNGNGYGSNGNGRNGNGKNGSNGYGSNGNGRNGNGGSNGNGYGAPPTPSNGYGAPTTPSNSYGAPF, from the exons ATGAAGATTTTAATCTACTGTG CAATCCTTGGCGTCGTTGTGGCCGACCGCCGCAACGGATTCAACGGAAATGGTAACGGTTATGGAGTCCTTCCTCCTCCCAGCAATGGATATGGGGCACCCACCAACGGATTTAATGGAAATGGAAACGGAAACGGCAACGGATATGGAGCACCTACTCCTCCTAGCAACGGTTATGCAGCTCCCAGGAACACATATGGCACACCAAACGGCGCCTACGGAGTAGATCCTGAGATTGCCGCTTTGGCCGAGAACATTCCCGGGGGCGGCGTCCCCGGCGAGGACTACCCCATCTTGGCTTCCGTGCCCGACACCGGCTTTTCCTGCGATGCCCAGGCGGTGCAAGGTTATTACGCTGACACTGCGCCTGAAGCCGGCTGCCAGGTGTTCCATATCTGTCAGGACCGCGCCCTCACACGCCAACAGGACTCCTTCCTGTGCCCCAACGGTAccatcttcaaccagcagtacctggtatgtgactggtggttcaacgtggactgtTCTCAAGCTGAGAGCTTCTACTCCGTCAACGAACTCATCGGAGTCGTTCCCGACGCCGGATACGCCTATGGACCCCCCACCAACGGTAACGGTAACGGCTACGGCTCCAACGGCAACGGAAGGAATGGAAACGGCAAGAACGGAAGCAATGGATACGGCTCCAACGGAAACGGAAGGAACGGAAACGGAGGCAGCAACGGCAACGGCTACGGTGCTCCTCCTACTCCAAGCAACGGCTACGGTGCCCCAACTACCCCATCCAACTCCTATGGAGCTCCTTTCTGA
- the LOC119580441 gene encoding pro-resilin-like, translating into MKSLFVFAIIGVVVADRRNGFNGNGNGYGAPPPPSNGYGAPTNGFNGNGNGNGNGYGAPPPPSNGYAAPRNTYGTLNGAYGVDPEIAALAENIPGGGVPGEDYPILASVPDTGFSCDAQAVQGYYADTAPEAGCQVFHICQDRALRRQQDSFLCPNGTIFNQQYLVCDWWFNVDCSQAESFYSVNELIGVLPDAGYAYGPATNGNGNGYGSNGNGRNGNGKNGSNGYGSNGNGRNGNGGGNGYGAPPTPSNGYGAPTTPSNSYGAPF; encoded by the exons ATGAAGTCCCTCTTCGTTTTCG CAATCATTGGTGTCGTTGTGGCCGACCGCCGCAACGGATTCAACGGAAATGGTAACGGTTACGGcgcacctcctcctcccagtAATGGATATGGTGCACCCACCAACGGATTCaacggaaatggaaatggaaacggTAACGGTTACGGagcacctcctcctcccagcAATGGATATGCAGCTCCCAGGAACACCTATGGCACACTCAACGGCGCCTACGGAGTAGATCCTGAGATTGCCGCTTTGGCTGAGAACATTCCTGGGGGCGGCGTCCCCGGCGAGGACTACCCCATCTTGGCTTCTGTGCCCGACACCGGCTTCTCGTGCGATGCCCAGGCGGTGCAAGGTTATTACGCCGACACTGCGCCTGAAGCCGGCTGCCAGGTGTTCCATATCTGTCAGGACCGCGCCCTTAGGCGCCAACAGGACTCGTTCCTGTGCCCCAACGGTAccatcttcaaccagcagtacctggtatgtgactggtggttcaacgtggactgtTCTCAAGCTGAGAGCTTCTACTCCGTCAACGAACTCATCGGAGTCCTTCCCGACGCCGGATACGCCTATGGACCCGCCACCAACGGTAATGGTAACGGCTATGGCTCCAACGGCAACGGAAGGAATGGAAACGGTAAGAACGGAAGCAATGGATACGGCTCCAACGGAAACGGAAGGAACGGAAACGGAGGCGGCAACGGCTACGGTGCTCCTCCTACTCCAAGCAACGGCTACGGTGCCCCAACTACTCCATCCAACTCCTATGGAGCTCCTTTCTGA
- the LOC119580438 gene encoding pro-resilin-like: MNSLFVFAIIGVVVADRRNGSNGNGNGYGAPPPPSNGYGAPTNGFNGNGNGNGNGYGAPPPPSNGYGAPTNGLNGNGNGNGNGYGAPAPPSNGYAAPRNTYGTPNGAYGVDPEIAALAENIPGGGVPGEDYPILASVPDTGFSCDAQAVQGYYADTAPEAGCQVFHICQDRALTRQQDSFLCPNGTIFNQQYLVCDWWFNVDCSQAESFYSVNELIGVLPDAGYAYGPPTNGNGNGYGSNGNGRNGNGRNGANGYGSNGNGRNGNGGSNGNGYGAPPTPSNGYGAPTAPSNSYGAPF, from the exons ATGAATTCCCTCTTCGTTTTCG CAATCATTGGCGTCGTTGTGGCCGACCGCCGCAACGGATCCAACGGAAATGGTAACGGTTACGGAGCACCACCTCCTCCCAGTAATGGATATGGTGCACCCACCAACGGATTCAACGGAAACGGCAACGGCAACGGTAACGGTTATGGagcacctcctcctcccagcAATGGATATGGTGCACCCACCAACGGATTGAACGGGAATGGAAATGGAAACGGCAACGGTTATGGAGCACCTGCTCCTCCTAGCAACGGTTATGCAGCTCCCAGGAACACCTATGGCACACCCAACGGCGCCTACGGAGTAGATCCTGAGATTGCCGCTTTGGCTGAGAACATTCCTGGGGGCGGCGTCCCCGGCGAGGACTACCCCATCTTGGCTTCCGTGCCCGACACCGGCTTCTCGTGCGATGCCCAGGCGGTGCAAGGTTATTACGCTGACACTGCGCCTGAAGCCGGCTGCCAGGTGTTCCATATCTGCCAGGACCGCGCCCTCACGCGCCAGCAGGACTCGTTCCTGTGCCCCAACGGTAccatcttcaaccagcagtacctggtatgtgactggtggttcaacgtggactgtTCTCAAGCTGAGAGCTTCTACTCCGTCAACGAACTCATCGGAGTCCTTCCCGACGCCGGATACGCCTATGGACCCCCCACCAATGGTAACGGTAACGGCTATGGCTCCAACGGCAACGGTAGGAACGGAAACGGTAGGAACGGAGCCAATGGATACGGCTCCAACGGAAACGGAAGGAACGGAAACGGAGGCAGCAACGGCAACGGTTACGGTGCTCCTCCTACTCCAAGCAACGGCTACGGTGCCCCAACTGCCCCATCCAACTCCTATGGAGCTCCTTTCTGA
- the LOC119580442 gene encoding pro-resilin-like isoform X2, giving the protein MKSLFVFAILGVVVADRRNGFNGNGNGYGAPPPPSNGYGNGNGYGAPPPPSYATPRNTYGTPNGAYGVDPEIAALAENIPGGGVPGEDYPILASVPDTGFSCDAQAVQGYYADTAPEAGCQVFHICQDRALRRQQDSFLCPKGTIFNQQYLVCDWWFNVDCSQAESFYSVNELIGVLPDAGYAYGPPTNGNGNGYGSNGNGRNGNGRNGSNGYGSNGNGGSNGNGYGAPTTSSNAYGAPTAPSNSYGTPF; this is encoded by the exons ATGAAGTCCCTCTTCGTTTTCG CAATCCTTGGCGTCGTTGTGGCCGACCGCCGCAACGGATTCAACGGAAATGGTAACGGTTATGGAGCACCTCCGCCTCCTAGCAACGGATATG GAAACGGTAACGGCTACGGAGCACCTCCGCCTCCCAGTTATGCAACTCCCAGAAACACCTATGGCACGCCCAACGGTGCCTACGGAGTAGACCCTGAGATTGCCGCTTTGGCCGAGAACATTCCTGGGGGCGGCGTCCCCGGCGAGGACTACCCCATCTTGGCTTCTGTGCCCGACACCGGCTTCTCGTGCGATGCCCAGGCGGTGCAAGGTTATTACGCCGACACTGCGCCTGAAGCCGGCTGCCAGGTGTTCCATATCTGCCAGGACCGTGCCCTCAGGCGCCAACAGGACTCGTTCCTGTGCCCCAAAGGTAccatcttcaaccagcagtacctggtatgtgactggtggttcaacgtggactgtTCTCAAGCTGAGAGCTTCTACTCCGTCAACGAACTCATCGGAGTCCTTCCCGACGCCGGATACGCCTATGGACCCCCCACCAACGGTAATGGTAACGGTTATGGCTCTAACGGCAACGGTAGGAACGGAAACGGGAGGAATGGAAGCAATGGATACGGCTCCAACGGAAACGGAGGCAGCAACGGCAACGGCTACGGTGCCCCCACTACTTCAAGCAATGCCTATGGTGCCCCAACTGCCCCATCCAACTCCTATGGAACTCCTTTCTAA